The Besnoitia besnoiti strain Bb-Ger1 chromosome IV, whole genome shotgun sequence genome contains a region encoding:
- a CDS encoding hypothetical protein (encoded by transcript BESB_057130) encodes MPSGEAAHRPSSPRAAVPTFSAVAHAGGAGDAAPLEPRVPELWLTFEAAAGASPSASPAPLLQPSPLVLAPSGPAAAARTMPRTAAQDDPPPLHAPSAGAEAPGQPPEHTQQMETSSESLPGSHDGFLQPGALGPRDAACNGGPADAPPPSPGAQAALAAGTESVPTSAQGAGSDVAASLSAGNTGHSQCAPSPGEAPAAARPELAAAGNAPGRDAPGGAGADAGKASPPGGPLAPAGATAKSQGPPAAAGSGAAAAKSPQPAQPQPQKVAAALRKLGVSELPVFSSDGDAAAGGEGRFGRGERRPRRANVQAKGLFKRLQDGIYGRGDEESSQTSSGGAQQKEKSDGKGAGAGPAGSSSQKGHSRAAPSAEGGAGAAARGGGASRAVLAPPGDAPAGAAAANGGVSGAATPGGGSSRAFGYFQSPAAVPFKAHTQGNSAATAAEFFLGHGGPPPFATRSDEWRSAGGASAVSLAVGYPPRLEGAASRNPRKNAANALQRKKHGGADGRRRDGSAGPLHEGDSGRWPQQPFTAERGTAGGSAALSRGLGDPSSASVVRDFRVEQLSPADGERRHADSVAASIWRVSWVDGAWKTHSVTFEPNPAKDSHPTAAAEACSSFALRLYHGFRETYVHLDGGSLQHLPPPGHLLDREADARLGRPQGSAGGGLGLPPSRVWSVEELHQRLRQQHATAAIMASRNNLAFAGAGAAGGSAVDGPGGPLSFGDPRQSGAARLVPRLVSSGGAGNADASYVAQGTPSDQGSALACAGMGPCSSGFGVPGGGSAGGGAASLAGLHASASFARPFPADPNNAASWAAAPFRAERATPSPKPGSGGEFAAANAFGGTGTLGSCGGYGFPATHASGGRAPGLSTPPQPFFRTPSSSAGRAAPGLSLPLGGASYDSSALPGAASDPRRLHAVGAHAGTAELGRELLPAAGALVGGATPPGASSGVGVGSGSLPGSSPLPYPSRGSAGPEGGRGELPVRPSFGSSGAKGPEAALPSSRPRGAAPASLAAAGKGGGAGAWLQNSLVAAALAAAAAKRTAEEQGLLEEARRDAEREALLSKLLGEDEDEEECADSFWSVSLPRLLVLDPMQGRACMFYKEKERRRRQLTRNDRAEEADDEEAAGTTHQTGASCAALSGPETHFVGKRRLSAFSCSKSEHGGSVQRPASLMEEPRRGGVDSAVPFEASGCNGDDTTRTTGLSEGAPGHAAKQVETCNPLASPVGPENDSASQELPATATGKVAAPAGIPSRPQKLATAPGVTGLVVVDLLERHEEERSEVTEEDEEFDDCFPFGSGMCDAADDLGGGQAASVYDGLLPWEFPDKTLLLLQSAMKRENAASHDDLLSAAFSAEKPDRDAALLRDLEPFFRLEKQNPYFDAHQTHKNLLSGCCISSHSSLIDVQKVINRLRLQDDRRPEEGERLARVAAEQSQGAWKRLGTVLRELEALDEEDDAELGGDAEETRERDRRKDASEGAEKLLTPGGDSRGDASALQATDGSEAKMEKPCELAEHAQPNDKPLQEKASLAAVSPRSNGLPEGADPACGAASQAGSETRAASSAGCFAVPSATAGAKEEPGEGGGAMERGQEMQASAQGSATAKARGPESASQLPREGASPQKGSEGAAAVQQRQPGDAGDRHSLADEHAGQGPQAEGLTSPTLVGGLECKAAVVSGDGRHADEAQDEGAEKNDSGRGAPPPPAINAGSMEAAAASPDRRELLADRSGREGVPAEEGISASPPRRKAGESGEKTDAEAGQGKALHHSPQVVGASDAHASTAAHPDPAPGESIPSPLSHVSGERDGEQRSAESLSSSLSMAAEQASRDSPATKDDAGKGGSAAPTPRGSASRSSGGRLGLGERQQEAKRVLGSYATRRAQKRRRLELLSSSCEEIEKRLRRLANTFPWLPVLNAAFFSSAASERGLPDCGSDAMLKRSEDDTRKSVKGASDHLARTAASLFDSPGSCFEAKMKDVVRAVAEGAKRELDDLASDDDDADAELVPEELWLARASAVASARAEQRALTDARCAAASAAAAASTAFGAAPARPFLMEPSVPAVPRSGFPAPAALASHPVEAARAAAVPVSGMGTPTSPPPFASFVGAGGERPEEAGGGSFSGSRRSSTSTQRARKKKGLLSDGGLPGSVLGTPIVSPGVPASAPGSRPGSAGDRKPRKGDASIGGQQVAGPPMDPSMPGAQVGGAGVSHCGMFRAPERLGDGPEAGSPWMPGGGPVPAECPPASDELGAAFGDAVAADHPGLLSLKAGQRQRGNASSSQASLSGRDRRRSSVASSVALFASASRGGAGPPGSVVRRGDGVGAVETTDGSDTLTSRMPSRSSSILIAPPSPIRPPGPCHPTDGYPGAPAPPHAAALQAAPAHREGGLEGRTPWHGLQHQAVGAMGGAWPCGVSAAPADGRALPFSADGEGLPHQPPSMYAHASSSEGGHSSLPAGPYFGLQRVYHGSASFLPPGAPGGASASAPPGYGHADPSAAQFAIPGSPAPGSRTPLLAGCSTAESPLVAGGAGYAGMLPPGPGQGPAQLPGTGMYLPPPSADDRGCHRGGTPPQMHAATAGAPATSSVQIARDMLPYPTSYGLMSSPHQESGSVHQREACLGGASDETGAPSRPVEDLGGSSQALAAGWDDTSTPARLGSEGALSGGNLPHGGSAGGAARGGGSSAGEGKTARRRKSKGGKEERSCAPASHTLSLQRVSAEGTVGSNFSSAPPPPDPLGQVFL; translated from the coding sequence ATGCCGTCCGGCGAAGCGGCTCACAGGCCCTCgagcccccgcgccgccgtacCAAcgttctccgccgtcgcccacgCGGGGGGCGCAGGCGATGCTGCGCCGCTAGAGCCGCGCGTGCCCGAACTGTGGCTCACCTTcgaagcagctgcgggcgcctcgccctctgcatcccccgccccccttctTCAGCCTTCACCCTTGGTGCTAGCCCCCTCGGgtcccgctgctgccgctaGGACTATGCCtaggacggcggcgcaggacgacccgcctcctctccacgctccgtctgctggcgccgaggcgccagGGCAGCCTCCTGAACACACACAGCAGATGGAGACGTCGTCCGAGTCGCTGCCCGGCAGCCACGACGGTTTTCTCCAGCCTGGTGCGTTGGGCCCCCGCGACGCTGCCTGCAACGGCGggcctgcggacgcgccgccgccgtcgcctggtGCTCAAGCAGCCTTGGCGGCGGGCACTGAGTCCGTGCCCACTTCAGCGCagggcgcaggcagcgatgtcgctgcgtctctgtcAGCCGGCAACACAGGACACAGCCAGTGCGCACCTTCCCCCGGCGAGGCACCCGCTGCGGCTAGGCCCGAGCTGGCCGCTGCAGGCAACGCGCCGGGGAGGGACGCCCCTGGGGgagccggcgccgacgctgGAAAGGCGTCGCCCCCCGGAGGCCCGCTCGCCCCTGCGGGGGCGACTGCGAAGAGCCAGGGccctccagcggccgcggggtcaggcgcggcggcggccaagAGCCCCcagcctgcgcagccgcagcctcagaaggtggcggccgcgctgcggaagcTCGGCGTCTCGGAGCTGCCAGTCTTTTCGTctgacggcgacgcggcggcgggcggcgagggccgcTTCGGGCGGGGGGAGCGGAgaccgcgcagggcgaaCGTGCAGGCGAAGGGGCTCTTCAAGCGGCTGCAAGACGGCATTTACGGACGCGGTGACGAAGAGTCCTCTCAGACGTCCTCCGGCGGAGCGCAGCAAAAAGAGAAGAGTGACGGCAAGGGCGCCGGGGCCGGCCCCGCGGGCAGTTCTTCTCAAAAGGGGCAttcgcgagcagcgccgtctgcagagggaggcgcaggggcTGCCGCCAGGGGAGGCGGTGCAAGTCGCGCGGTGCTGGCCCCCCCTGGTgacgcgcctgccggcgccgcagcggcgaacggtggcgtctccggcgcagcgacgccgggTGGTGGGTCGTCGCGGGCGTTTGGATATTTTcagtcgcctgccgcggtgCCTTTCAAGGCCCATACGCAGGGCAACTctgcagcgaccgcggcggagtTCTTCCTGGGGCATGGTGGGCCCCCGCCCTTTgcgacgcggagcgacgagtggcgcagcgcgggcggcgcctctgcggtctctctcgccgtcggctatccgccgcggctcgagggGGCTGCCTCAAGAAACCCGAGGAAGAACGCCGCCAACGCCCTCCAGAGGAAGAAACACGGAGGGGCGgacggcagacgccgagacggGAGTGCAGGCCCGTTGCACGAGGGGGACAGCGGGCGgtggccgcagcagccgttCACTGCGGAGCGCGGGACCGcgggaggcagcgccgccctctcgaGGGGACTTGGAGATCCTTCCTCTGCCAGCGTCGTGAGGGACTTTCGAGTCGAGCAGCTCAGCCCGGCtgacggagagaggaggcacgCGGACAGTGTCGCAGCGTCGATCTGGCGCGTTTCGTGGGTTGACGGCGCCTGGAAAACACACAGCGTAACTTTCGAGCCGAATCCGGCAAAAGATTCGCacccgacggcggcggcggaggcgtgcTCAAGCTTTGCGTTGCGGCTATATCATGGTTTCAGGGAGACTTACGTGCACCTCGACGGCGGATCGCTGCAGCATCTCCCTCCCCCGGGGCACCTGCTGGACCGCGAAGCCGATGCGCGACTGGGTCGGCCGCAGGGCTCAGCGGGTGGAGGCCTGGGCCTCCCCCCATCTCGGGTGTGGAGCGTAGAGGAACTTCATCAGCGGTTGCGGCAGCAACACGCGACGGCTGCGATCATGGCGAGCCGCAACAACCTGGCGTTTGCGGGGGCCGGTGCCGCGGGAGGCTCAGCTGTGGACGGACCAGGAGGCCCTCTGTCTTTTGGAGACCCGCGGCAATCCGGAGCCGCCAGGCTCGTGCCTCGATTAGTTTCTTCTGGCGGAGCAGGAAACGCGGACGCGTCGTACGTCGCACAGGGTACGCCTTCCGACCAGGGTTCGGCACTCGCATGCGCAGGGATGGGGCCGTGCAGCTCGGGCTTCGGGGTCCCCGGAGGAGGCTcggcgggaggaggcgcggcgtcccTCGCAGGCCTACACGCAAGTGCGAGTTTCGCGCGGCCCTTTCCTGCGGACCCGAATAATGCGGCTTCTTgggccgctgcgccgtttCGCGCGGAGCGTGCGACGCCCAGTCCAAAACCTGGCTCTGGCGGCgagttcgcggcggcgaacgcgtTTGGAGGGACTGGGACGCTAGGCAGTTGCGGAGGGTACGGCTTCCCAGCCACCCACGCCTCTGGAGGAAGGGCGCCGGGCCTTTCAACACCGCCGCAGCCCTTTTTCCGCACGCCTTCGAGCTCGGCCGGAAGGGCTGCCCCAGGGCTCTCTCTGCCCCTCGGCGGTGCTTCTTACGACTCGTCTGCCCTCCCAGGTGCGGCGAGCGacccgaggcgcctgcatgcggtcGGCGCTCATGCGGGCACTGCTGAGTTAGGCCGAGAACTGCTTCCTGCAGCAGGTGCCCTAGTTGGGGGCGCCACACCTCCCGGTGCCTCGTCCGGGGTCGGCGTCGGCTCCGGATCGCTTCCtggctcctcgccgctgccctATCCATCCCGCGGGAGTGCCGGTCCGGAGGGAGGCCGAGGCGAACTTCCCGTCCGTCCTTCGTTCGGCAGTAGCGGGGCGAAGGGGCCCGAGGCCGCCTTGCCGTCGtctcggccgcgcggcgctgcgcctgcgtctctggcggCAGCTGGGAAGGGCGGAGGGGCGGGTGCGTGGCTGCAGAactccctcgtcgccgcggctctggcggctgctgcggccaaGCGGACCGCAGAAGAGCAGGGCTtgctcgaggaggcgaggcgagacgccgagcgcgaggcgcttttGTCGAAACTTTTgggggaggacgaagacgaagaagaatgCGCAGATTCTTTCTGGTCGGTGTCCCTCCCGAGGCTGCTTGTGCTCGACCCCATGCAAGGCCGAGCCTGCATGTTTTACAAAGAGAAagaacgacgacggcgccagcTCACGCGAAACGATAGggctgaggaggcagacgatgAAGAGGCGGCAGGGACTACGCACCAGACTGGTGCGTCTTGCGCGGCCCTTTCAGGACCAGAAACACATTTTGTCGGGAAGCGCAGACTGAGCGCGTTCAGCTGCAGCAAATCAGAGCACGGAGGCAGTGTGCAGCGGCCTGCCAGTTTGATGGAGGAGCCTCGAAGAGGCGGGGTAGACAGCGCTGTACCCTTTGAAGCTTCTGGTTGCAATGGAGACGACACGACGCGGACCACGGGGCTGTCGGAAGGCGCACCCGGTCATGCGGCAAAGCAAGTGGAAACCTGCAACCCTCTGGCCTCTCCTGTGGGGCCTGAGAACGACTCGGCGAGTCAAGAGCTTCCCGCGACTGCCACGGGGAAGGTCGCAGCTCCGGCTGGCATTCCCTCGAGGCCGCAAAAGCTGGCGACGGCACCGGGCGTCACAGGGTTAGTCGTTGTCGACCTGCTTGAAAGGCatgaagaggagagaagcgaggtgacagaagaggacgaggaatTCGACGACTGTTTTCCGTTCGGCTCGGGTATGTGTGACGCAGCCGACGACCTAGGAGGAGGTCAGGCAGCTAGCGTGTACGATGGGCTTCTGCCGTGGGAGTTTCCCGATAAAacgctgcttctgctgcagtcTGCCATGAAGCGGGAAAACGCCGCAAGTCATGATGATCTCCTGTCCGCAGCCTTCTCTGCCGAGAAACCCGATCGCGACGCTGCACTCCTGCGGGACCTGGAGCCTTTTTTCCGTCTGGAAAAGCAGAACCCCTACTTCGACGCGCACCAAACACACAAGAATCTACTTTCTGGCTGCTGCATCTCTTCTCATTCTTCGCTCATCGACGTGCAGAAAGTCATCAACCGGCTCCGACTCCAGGACGACCGCCGGcctgaggaaggcgagcggctcgcgcgaGTGGCCGCAGAGCAGAGCCAAGGTGCGTGGAAACGCTTGGGCACGGTCTTGCGAGAGTTGGAGGCGCtcgatgaagaagacgacgccgaattgggcggcgacgccgaagagacaagagagagagatcgAAGGAAGGACGCTTCCGAAGGAGCGGAAAAACTCCTGACTCCAGGCGGCGACTCCCGCGGAGATGCTTCCGCTTTGCAGGCGACTGACGGCAGCGAAGCAAAGATGGAAAAGCCGTGTGAGCTCGCAGAGCATGCGCAGCCGAATGACAAACCTCTGCAAGAGAAAGCGTCACTCGCCGCCGTGTCTCCTCGAAGCAACGGTCTGCCGGAGGGCGCTGATCCGGCCTGcggggcggcgtcgcaggcgggATCGGAgactcgcgccgcttcgtctgcaggctgcttcgccgtcccCTCGGCGACTGCAGGTGCGAAGGAGGAGccgggggaaggggggggggcaatGGAGCGAGGGCAAGAgatgcaggcgagcgcccaggggtccgcgacggcgaaggcccgcggccCGGAGAGTGCGTCTCAGCtcccgcgcgaaggcgcctctCCACAGAAAGGGAGCGAAGGAGCCGCGGCTgtccagcagcgccagccgGGGGATGCCGGTGACCGCCATTCGCTCGCGGACGAGCACGCTGGGCAAGGACCGCAGGCTGAGGGTCTGACATCTCCCACCCTTGTTGGCGGGCTGGAGTGTAAGGCGGCCGTGGTCTCAGGAGATGGGCGTCATGCGGACGAAGCGCAGGACGAGGGAGCCGAGAAAAACGATTCTGGCCGTGgagcgcccccccccccggcaaTAAATGCGGGATCgatggaggccgcagccgcctcacCAGACAGGAGGGAACTTCTCGCTGACAGGTCGGGGCGCGAAGGAGTGCCGGCTGAAGAGGGcatctctgcgtcgccgccacgccgAAAAGCCGGAGAAagcggcgagaagacagaTGCCGAGGCAGGACAGGGGAAGGCCTTGCATCATTCTCCGCAGGTCGTAGGAGCGTCTGACGCGCACGCGTCAACTGCCGCTCACCCCGACCCAGCGCCGGGCGAGTCGATCccttcccctctctctcacgTCTCAGGTGAACGCGACGGGGAGCAGAGGAGCGCggagtctctctcttcaTCGCTCTCGATGGCGGCAGAACAGGCCTCCAGAGATAGCCCAGCAACGAAAGATGACGCTGGGAAGGGGGGGTCAGCGGCGCCTACGCCACGCGggtcggcgtcgcggagctcTGGAGGTCGACTAGGCTTaggagagaggcagcaggaggCTAAGCGAGTCCTCGGTTCATACGCGACTAGGCGCGcccagaagaggagacgtCTCGAACTCCTCTCGTCATCCTGTGAGGAAATCGAGAAGCGGCTCCGGCGGCTGGCAAACACATTTCCGTGGTTGCCTGTCCTCAACGCCGCCTTCTTTTCGTCTGCTGCTAGCGAGCGAGGCCTTCCGGACTGTGGATCAGATGCGATGTTGAAGAGATCAGAGGATGACACGCGAAAAAGCGTCAAGGGAGCAAGTGACCATTTGGCCCGCACAGCCGCCAGTCTCTTCGACTCGCCAGGGAGCTGCTTTGAAGCCAAAATGAAAGACGTGGTGCGTGCGGTAGCAGAGGGAGCGAAGCGAGAGCTAGATGATCTAGCCAGcgatgacgacgacgcagacgcggaacTTGTTCCTGAAGAGCTGTGGCTggctcgcgcctcagccgTCGCATCGGCTAGGGCCGAGCAACGCGCCCTCACCGACGCGCGGTGTGCGGctgcctcagccgcggcggctgcctcgacAGCTTTCGGGGCGGCCCCAGCCCGTCCTTTCTTGATGGAGCCTTCAGTCCCCGCCGTGCCGCGAAGCGGTTtccctgcgcctgcagcgcttGCGTCGCATCcagtcgaggcggcgcgtgcggcggcggtccCGGTTAGCGGCATGGGGACACCCACATCGCCGCCTCCATTTGCCTCGTTTgtgggggcgggcggcgaaaGGCCGGAAGAGGCGGGCGGAGGGAGTTTTTCAGGCTCCAGGCGCTCCTCGACCAGCACGCAGCGTGCTAGAAAGAAGAAGGGACTCCTGTCTGATGGCGGGCTCCCTGGGTCGGTCCTGGGCACGCCGATTGTCTCTCCGGGCGTGCCTGCGTCAGCGCCAGGCTCGCGGCCGGGATCAGCTGGTGACAGAAAGCCCCGAAAAGGGGACGCCTCCATCGGCGGGCAACAAGTAGCCGGCCCACCCATGGACCCGAGTATGCCGGGAGCTCAGGTGGGGGGAGCAGGTGTCTCTCACTGTGGCATGTTCCGGGCGCCGGAGCGACTGGGAGACGGTCCGGAGGCAGGGAGTCCGTGGATgcccggcggcgggccgGTCCCTGCGGAGTGCCCGCCAGCGAGCGATGAGCTTGGGGCAGCCTTCGGGGACGCAGTGGCGGCAGATCATCCAGGGCTCCTTAGTCTGAAGGCGGGGCAGCGTCAGAGAGGGAATGCCTCCAGTAGccaggcgtcgctctctggcCGCGATCGACGGAggtcctccgtcgcctcttcAGTTGCCTTGTTTGCCTCGGCCTCCCGCGGAGGTGCGGGGCCGCCTGGGTCGGTTGttcggcgaggagacggcgtGGGCGCCGTGGAGACCACAGACGGCAGTGACACCCTCACAAGCCGGATGCCTTCTCGGTCGTCGTCTATTCTTATCGCGCCCCCGTCTCCAATTCGCCCCCCGGGTCCCTGCCATCCAACCGACGGCTATCCGGGCgcaccggcgccgccacATGCAGCCGCACTacaggccgcgcccgcgcaccgcgagggcgggctgGAGGGAAGGACTCCCTGGCACGGGCTTCAGCACCAAGCGGTGGGTGCGATGGGGGGTGCGTGGCCCTGCGGGGTTTCGGCCGCCCCAGCTGACGGACGGGCGCTGCCGTTTTCTGCAGACGGAGAGGGACTGCCTCATCAACCACCTTCGATGTATGCCCACGCCTCATCGAGTGAAGGAGGCCATTCGTCGTTGCCGGCCGGTCCATATTTCGGGCTCCAGCGCGTTTACCACGGCTCAGCATCGTTCTTGCCTCCTGGAGCCCCTGGCGGGGcaagcgcgtctgcgcctcctggtTATGGACACGCCGATCCTTCCGCGGCCCAGTTCGCTATTCCCGGCTCACCGGCTCCAGgctcgcgcacgcctctGCTCGCTGGCTGCTCCACCGCAGAGTCTCCGCTagtggcgggcggcgcggggtaCGCCGGCATGCTCCCGCCGGGGCCTGGGCAAGGGCCTGCGCAGTTGCCGGGAACTGGGATGTATCTGCCACCTCCCTCTGCGGATGACAGGGGGTGCCATCGGGGGGGGACGCCTCCTCAAATGCATGCCGCcacggcaggcgcgcccgcgacttCGAGCGTGCAGATTGCGCGAGACATGCTGCCTTACCCAACTTCTTACGGCCTGATGTCTTCGCCGCACCAGGAGAGCGGCTCGGTTCACCAACGCGAGGCCTGTCTGGGTGGCGCGTCCGACGAAACGGgtgcgccctcgcggcccGTGGAGGACCTGGGCGGATCTTCTCAAGCTCTCGCGGCGGGATGGGACGACACCAGCACGCCAGCTCGCCTTGGCTCCGAGGGAGCACTCTCGGGAGGTAACTTGCCGCACGGAGGAAgtgcaggaggcgcagcaagGGGAGGGGGGTCGTCAGCGGGAGAAgggaagacagcgaggcgacgaaaaTCAAAaggcggaaaagaagagagaagttGTGCGCCCGCCAGTCACACACTGTCTTTGCAGCGTGTGTCGGCCGAGGGGACCGTAGGCTCCAACTTTTCCAGTGCCCCGCCACCCCCTGACCCTCTGGGGCAAGTGTTTCTCTAG